The sequence TCGTTGATGCCGCCGTCGACCTCCAGCCACACGTCGAGCCCGGACGCGTCGACGGCCTCCCGCGCGGTCCGCAGCTTCGGCATGGTGTCGTCGATGAACGACTGGCCGCCGAAGCCGGGCTCGACGGTCATGACCAGGATCATGTCGATCTCGTCGAGGAGGTCGAGCCAGGGCTCGATGGCGGTGCCGGGCTTGACGGCGACCGCGGCGCGCGATCCTGCGCTGCGGATCGCGCGGGCGAGGGCCTTCGGGTCGGACGCGGCCTCGGCGGGGAAGGTCACCGAGAAGGCCCCGGTCTCGGCGTACCGCGGCGCCCAGGAGTCGGGGTCGTCGATCATCAGGTGGATGTCGAGCGGCAGCGGGGACACCTCGGCGATCCGCTGGACGACCGGCAGGCCGAGCGTGAGGTTCGGCACGAAGTGGCCGTCCATCACGTCGACGTGGACCAGGTCGGCACTCGAGATGCGATGGAGGTCGCGCTCGAGGTTCACGAAGTCGGCCGAGAGGATGCTGGGGCTGATGCGGACGGACACCCGTCAAGCCTACCGGCGGCTCCCTGCGGGGTTCAGACGGGCTTCCGCAGGAGGCTGACGAACATCGCGTCGGTGCCGTGGCGGTGCGGCCACAGCTGTGCGAACGGCCCCGGGCCGAGGTCGAGGGGCGCGGTGGCGACCGCCTCGAGGGTGGCGGAGGCGTCGAGCACCTCCATCTCGGGTCCGCCGTCGCGGACCCAGCGCTTGAGGCCCGACTCGACGACCGCCCGGGTCTCGGCCGTGTGCGGGGAGCAGGTGATGTAGGCGAGCGTGCCGCCGGGCGCCAGGGCGGCCAGCGCGGAGGCGAAGAGCCTCGCCTGGAGGCCGGTGAGCTCGGCGACGTCGCGCGGCTGCTTCCGCCAGCGCGCCTCCGGGCGGCGACGGAGGGCGCCGAGGCCGGTGCACGGGGCGTCGAGCAGGATGCGGTCGTACGCGGCCGGCTCTGCCTCGCCGACGAGCGTCGCGTCGCCCTGCCGGACGGTCACGCCGCCGGGCACCGCCTGCAGGGCCTTCCGCACGAGACCGACGCGCGCCGGGACGAGCTCGTTCGCGACCAGGGTCGCTCCCCCGCGCGCCGCCTCCGCCGCGAGGAGGGCCGCCTTGCCGCCAGGACCCGCGCACATGTCGAGCCAGCGCTCCCCCGGAGCGATCGGTGCGACGCGCGACAGGGCGAGCGCTGCCAGCTGCGAGCCCTCGTCCTGGACCCGGACACGGCCCTCGGCGACCAGGGGCAGCGAGGCCGGATCGCCCGACGGCGCCGTGATGGCGACGGGCGAGAAGCGCCCGGGGTCGGCCGTCGGGACGTCTGCGGGCACGGCGAGCCCGGGCAGCGCGACCAGGCTGACGCGAGCGGGCTCGTTGTCGGCGGCGAGGAGCGCTTCGAGCTCGCTGGCGCGGTCGTCGGCCGCGAGGGCGCCCCGGAAGGCGCGGACGACCCACTCGGGGTGCGAGTACTCGGCGGCGAGGCGGTCGTCGGTGCTCGTCGCCCCGTCGAGGACGCGGCTGCGCCACTCCTCGGGCGTCGACCGGGAGATCGTCCGCAGCACGCCGTTGACGAACCCCGTGCCCGAGCGGCTGCCGACCTCGCGGGCCTGCGACACCGACTCGTCGACGGCGGCGTGCGGAGCGACGCGCGTGGCGAGCAGCTGGTGGCTCGCGAGGCGCAGGACGTCGAGGAGCGCAGGATCGATCGCCGACGTCGGCCGTCTCGCGGCCAGGGCGA is a genomic window of Frondihabitans peucedani containing:
- the rpe gene encoding ribulose-phosphate 3-epimerase is translated as MSVRISPSILSADFVNLERDLHRISSADLVHVDVMDGHFVPNLTLGLPVVQRIAEVSPLPLDIHLMIDDPDSWAPRYAETGAFSVTFPAEAASDPKALARAIRSAGSRAAVAVKPGTAIEPWLDLLDEIDMILVMTVEPGFGGQSFIDDTMPKLRTAREAVDASGLDVWLEVDGGINDETIVTAVRNGADTIVAGSSVYGRPGTPEPAERIAALRAAAGRVA
- a CDS encoding RsmB/NOP family class I SAM-dependent RNA methyltransferase, whose translation is MSGVQPARRVALEVIRAVEHDDAYANLLLPQRIVRARLSPQDAGLATELTYGTLRMSGYYDRVIALAARRPTSAIDPALLDVLRLASHQLLATRVAPHAAVDESVSQAREVGSRSGTGFVNGVLRTISRSTPEEWRSRVLDGATSTDDRLAAEYSHPEWVVRAFRGALAADDRASELEALLAADNEPARVSLVALPGLAVPADVPTADPGRFSPVAITAPSGDPASLPLVAEGRVRVQDEGSQLAALALSRVAPIAPGERWLDMCAGPGGKAALLAAEAARGGATLVANELVPARVGLVRKALQAVPGGVTVRQGDATLVGEAEPAAYDRILLDAPCTGLGALRRRPEARWRKQPRDVAELTGLQARLFASALAALAPGGTLAYITCSPHTAETRAVVESGLKRWVRDGGPEMEVLDASATLEAVATAPLDLGPGPFAQLWPHRHGTDAMFVSLLRKPV